The Arachis duranensis cultivar V14167 chromosome 9, aradu.V14167.gnm2.J7QH, whole genome shotgun sequence genomic sequence AAAATTAGGTGCCCACATTTGGAATCTATCCActaaaaattatgtatttttttattatgagtcCTAATAATTCTCTTTATAAAACTTAAATTATCTATCACATAGTGGATCGTCAGatgaattaatatatttaattagataTATTTAATTGAATTATCTAATAATTCATGATGTGAATTTCATGTAAAAATTATcactatttattaatatttaattaatttaaatattttattattagaattatCAATGGCTCAACGCTTAAATCTTTTATGATTTAAAAGGAGTAGTTTacttcgaaaaaattaattttttaaaaaattttgctaataaatatagaagaaaaaaacttattgaaaaaataatatttgaggTCAGAGACGAAGCCTCATACAAAACAAGGAGAGCAATGACCTCTTCCaactatcaaatttttttttataaattatgcataaattttagtttagcttcttaacattttttattttattttttgttaattataaattttttcttgGCCTCTCTCTAAAAATTAATCTAGttccaaatataatttttaacaaaaaatgagtattttatccAAAAGAGGTTGCTAGCTAGTTTGCAAAATATGCAAGAAAGAGTTGAATGAATTTCTTTGCAACTAAGAAGAAAATTTGGATTGAATTTTCAGGAACTACCAGAAAACCAAAGGGCAGATGCAGTGAGCAGCATGGTGTATGAGGCAAATGCAAGAATTAGGGACCCAGTTTATGGTTGTGCAGGAGCAATATGCCAACTCCAAAAGCAAGTGAGTGAGCTTCAAGCACAATTGGCAAAAGCACAAGCTGAGCTTGTTAACATGCACTGCCAACAAACTAATTTGGTTGCACTCATTTGCATGGAAATGAGTACTAGTAATACTCATCAATCATCTTCACATCAGGAACAACACCACATGATGATGATTCAGCCTcagaataataataacaataataatcatGTTGATATGTCTTGCTTCATTGATGACAACAATCTTGCTTCTGCTTGGGAGCCTCTATGGACATAATTAACTAATCATCTTCAAACTAATAATAATCATTCAACTATATATGTCATATTCTTATTTATATCATTTATAATATCATGCTTCTTAGAgttatttatatgtattattattattattatagataaGATTAATTTTATTCCATAGTAACTCTtattaaacttttaattaatctctcCAAGTGAGGGGAGgggggaaaaaaagaaaaaaaagaagagaatcatAGTGAGacaattttcaataaaaagtcACAAATTAGTTGTTTGGTAGATATGGGTCATCACCGGTGCTTGCTGCTTCATTAGTCATTTCAATAGCCAAACCTTTGACAATGAAAAGATATAAAAAGAGGATgatgagaaaaaagaaaataattaaaggaggagaaaaaaaaaaggtgataaTTGTTTCCCCAATATCATTATTATTCAAGGAAGAAAAAAGGTTaatagaagatgaagaaaattgAGTACTAGATAGAGATATGTTGTTTGAGACacctaattttatctttaataatttGAGAAAACGAAATTTTAAGTCAAACCAATTTTGCACAACTGATGAACAAAATGAAAGCTTATTCCTTGTTTAATAGTATAACATCCTGAGTTCAAATTTAATTGGAAAATGCTATGTAAAAAATTGAGAACCATCCGGCAAATGATTGTGTGAAATGTCACGCATTAGAATGCACATGGGAATTACATGTATATAAAAGAGCATATTAAACtattacttaaaaatatttatcaatataaattaaaattgctgattctcaaattttttttagtgcAAAAATGTCACATATTAGAAtgtacatgaaaattatgagaatataaaattaggatttttcATGGAGTCtgaaacataaatttttattttttgaagaaaaaccTTTTACATAATGCAAAAGATATTTtggtctttaaaaattttaattactatataAATTGAGAAAAACTTACTTTCATTAAATAGATTAGTTTTTCTGTAGTTTTCAATCTAATTTTTAGTACATTtgttagataaataaatttttaacaaattatgttataagataattaaaaaataaaaatgattgaaaccaaattttcaatctaaaattttttagagaaattttaaatgtatttaCTCGATTTATACTATTCTTTTGTCCAAAAAAAGCTTTTTATaggtaaaaaaaagtatattttaatatttttcttaacaaactttttttttgtaaatcacaaaaatcattttatttattattatgttcgataaaaaaattttgcagaaaaatatatttttttcatatttttttagaatacaAAACGAAATAACGCCTATATTGCCATAGATCATCTTATATAAAATTGGatgaatatttatatttatatacatatatgtaatttaattttattcaaataatttaaaattttaaaattacaaattctcaatttaatatttagatagattatttaaattaaatttaatagttaattaaactgaatttaaatagaaaatacacatatttaaaatttcagCATGAAGGCTGCAAGAGATGAGCATGCACATGTCTTCACCGAGATAGAGGCAAGCTGCAATTCAGAAGAAGGAGAATTCAAGTTGTGAATCCTGTGTATAGGTGGTCTCCGATTTCATGAGCAAATTGttttatatacataatttaACTTCTACTTGTTTTTAAGCATGGAGTGACAAACTACTAA encodes the following:
- the LOC107467765 gene encoding LOB domain-containing protein 1; amino-acid sequence: MQNKMEYKLNSSSSIPIIHVPTKISNSPPPPSSSPPPISQSQSPTSCAPPSPPPPVVVSPCAACKILRRRCVEKCVLAPYFPPTDPLKFTIAHRVFGASNIIKFLQELPENQRADAVSSMVYEANARIRDPVYGCAGAICQLQKQVSELQAQLAKAQAELVNMHCQQTNLVALICMEMSTSNTHQSSSHQEQHHMMMIQPQNNNNNNNHVDMSCFIDDNNLASAWEPLWT